The Pelagibacterium halotolerans B2 nucleotide sequence GCCTGCACTCAAATCCTCCTCATCCTCTTTATCCCACCTTGCGCGTTTGGAGAGTGAGAGCATTGAGATATTCCGGGAGGTTGCTGCGAGTTTCGAGCGTCCTGTGATGATGTATTCTATCGGCAAGGATTCGTCGGTTTTGCTGCATCTGGCGCGCAAGGCGTTTTATCCTTCGCGCATTCCGTTTCCGCTCTTGCATGTCAATACGACCTGGAAGTTCAAGGAGATGATCGCGTTTCGCGACCGGATGGCCGCGCAATATGGCTTCGATCTGATCAGCCACACCAACCCCGATGGGCTGCGCGACAACATCAATCCGTTCGACCATGGCTCCTCGCGCTATACCGACATCATGAAGACCCAGGCGCTGCGCCAGGCGCTTACGGCCGGCCAGTACGATGCGGCGATCGGGGGGGCGCGGCGCGACGAGGAAAAGAGCCGCGCCAAGGAGCGGATTTTCTCGCATCGCAATGCGTCGCACGCCTGGGACCCCAAGAACCAGCGCCCCGAATTGTGGCGGGTGTTCAACACGCGGCTCAACCCGGGGGAATCGATGCGGGTGTTCCCGATTTCCAATTGGACCGAGCTTGATGTGTGGACCTATATCTATGCCGAAAACATCGAATTGCCCTCGCTGTACTTTGCCAAGAAGCGCCCCGTTGTCGAGCGGTCGGGCACGCTGATCATGGTCGATGACGAGCGCATGCCGCTCGAGCCGGGCGAGACGCCCAGGGAGATGATGGTGCGGTTTCGCACGCTGGGGTGCTACCCCTTGACCGGCGCCATTCAATCGTCTGCTGCAACGCTTCCCGAGATCATCATGGAGATGCAGGCCTCGCGGACCTCCGAGCGCGAGGGCCGGCTGATCGACAGCGATTCCCTCGGCTCGATGGAGAAGAAAAAGCAGGAAGGGTACTTTTGATGGAGCGTTCGCAGCAAAAGTGGGAACCGGTTTTGCGGTTCGCGAACGCGACCAGGCAAGAAGGCCCGCGTTCGCAGCAAAAGTGGGAACCGGTTTTGCGGTTCGCGAACGCGACCAGGCAAGAAGGCCGGCGTTCGCAGCAAAAGCATGTCCTCGGGCCCCGACCCGACGGATGGGAACCGGTTTTGCGGTTCGCGAACGCGACCAAGGGAGAACGATAATGTCAACGCTCGCTTCTGCACCTGCTTCCGCCCCGTCCGCCGATACCGATATCGGGCTCTGGCTGAGCCAGCAGACCGACAAGTCGCTGCTGCGCTTTCTGACCTGCGGCTCGGTCGATGACGGCAAATCCACGCTGATCGGGCGGCTGCTCTATGACAGCCAGTTGATCCTCGACGACCAGTTGGCCACATTGAAGTCCGACAGCCGCAACCGCCATGTGGGCGATGAGGGCATCGATTTCTCGCTGCTGGTCGACGGTCTGGTCGCCGAGCGCGAGCAGGGCATCACCATCGATGTGGCGTATCGGTTCTTTTCCACCGAAAAGCGCAAATTCATCGTCGCCGACACCCCCGGCCACGAGCAATACACAAGGAACATGGCGACCGGCGCCTCCAACGCCGATCTGGCGCTGCTTTTGGTCGATGCGCGAAAAGGGCTGTTGACCCAGACCCGCCGCCACAGCTTCATCCTGTCGCTGATCGGGGTCAAGCACGTGGTGCTGGTCATCAACAAGATCGACCTGATGGAGTATTCCCAGGAGGTCTTCGACACAATCGTTGCCGACTACACAGAATTTGCCAAAGACCTCGGCTTTGCCTCGCTGGCCGCCGTGCCCATCTCGGCGCTGCGCGGCGACAACATCGTCGAAAACTCCGAGCGCACCCCCTGGTACACCGGCACGCCCTTGCTGCCCTATCTCGAAGCGATCGTTGTCGACGAGGACAGGAGCAAGACCCCGTTCCGCTTTCCGGTGCAATGGGTCAACCGCCCCAATCTCGACTTCCGCGGCTTTTCGGGCACGATTGCCGGTGGCACCGTCTCGGTGGGCGATGAGGTGCTGGTCGCCGCCTCGCGCAAGCCGGCGAAAATCGTCCGCATCGTCACAATGGATGGCGATCTGCAAAGCGCCATCGCCGGGCAGGCGGTGACCCTTGTGCTCGACCGCGAGATCGACATCTCGCGCGGCGACATGCTCACCCATCCCGGCCACACCCCGGACTATTCCAACCAGTTCCAGGCCGAGATCGTCTGGATGGCCGACGAGCCCGCCTATCCCGGGCGCTCCTATCTTTTAAAGATCGGCAGCCAGCTCGTGCCCGCCACGCTCACCGATCTCAAGCACAAGACCAATGTCAACACGCTGGAAAAATCGGCCGCCAAGCGGCTCGAGCTCAACGAGGTCGGAACCCTGACCCTGGCCACCGACAAGCCCATCGCCTTTGACCCTTACCAGACCAACGGGCTGACCGGCGGGTTCATCCTGATCGACCGGATCAACAATCTGACGCTGGGCGCCGGCACCATCAGCTACGGGCTGCAGCGCGGCAAGAACCTCTCCTACCAGGCGTTCGACGTCAATCGCGAGGTGCGCGCGCTGCAAAAGGGCCAGACCCCGCAGATCGTGTGGTTCACCGGCCTGTCGGGTTCGGGCAAGTCCACAATCGCCAATCTGCTCGAAAAGCGCCTGACCGCCGAGGGCCGCCACGTCTATATTCTCGATGGCGACAACATCCGGCACGGTCTCAACAAGGATCTTGGCTTTACCGACGCCGCCCGCGTCGAAAACATCCGCCGCGTCGCCGAAGTGGCGCGCCTGATGGCCGATGCGGGGCTGATCGTTCTGGTCTCGTTCATCTCCCCCTTCCGCAACGAGCGGCGGCTCGCCCGCGGAGTGGCCGGCGATATCGCCTTTATCGAAGCCTATGTCGATACCCCCCTCGAAATCTGCGAACAGCGCGACCCCAAAGGCCTCTACGCCAAGGCCCGCGCCGGCCAGATCACCAACTTCACAGGCATCGACAGCCCCTTCGAACCCCCCGAACGCGCCGACATCACCCTCAACGGCGCAACAAAAACGCCAGAACAAATGACCGATGAAATCTACGAAATGATCGGCGCTTGAAGCGGCGCGGACCAATTGGCCGGGAAGTGAAACAATGACGAAAAAACGGGCTCTGGTGTTCGGTGGCGCAGGCTTTATCGGTTCCCATCTGCTCAAATCTCTCGCCGAGAGCGGAGATTATGATGCGATCGTGAGCGCCGATATCGCCGAACCGCGTTTTCGGGTCGATGGGGTGCAATACAAGCATGTCGACATTCGCCAGCCCATTGCCGACGATATCTGCCCGGACGCCAGCGAGATATACAATCTCGCCGCCGTCCACACCACGCCCGGTCACGAGGACTGGGAATATTTCTACACCAATGTCCTCGGCGCGACCCATTGCTGCGACTACGCCCGCCGTGTCGGGTGCGAAAGGGTTGTCTTTA carries:
- the cysN gene encoding sulfate adenylyltransferase subunit CysN, translated to MSTLASAPASAPSADTDIGLWLSQQTDKSLLRFLTCGSVDDGKSTLIGRLLYDSQLILDDQLATLKSDSRNRHVGDEGIDFSLLVDGLVAEREQGITIDVAYRFFSTEKRKFIVADTPGHEQYTRNMATGASNADLALLLVDARKGLLTQTRRHSFILSLIGVKHVVLVINKIDLMEYSQEVFDTIVADYTEFAKDLGFASLAAVPISALRGDNIVENSERTPWYTGTPLLPYLEAIVVDEDRSKTPFRFPVQWVNRPNLDFRGFSGTIAGGTVSVGDEVLVAASRKPAKIVRIVTMDGDLQSAIAGQAVTLVLDREIDISRGDMLTHPGHTPDYSNQFQAEIVWMADEPAYPGRSYLLKIGSQLVPATLTDLKHKTNVNTLEKSAAKRLELNEVGTLTLATDKPIAFDPYQTNGLTGGFILIDRINNLTLGAGTISYGLQRGKNLSYQAFDVNREVRALQKGQTPQIVWFTGLSGSGKSTIANLLEKRLTAEGRHVYILDGDNIRHGLNKDLGFTDAARVENIRRVAEVARLMADAGLIVLVSFISPFRNERRLARGVAGDIAFIEAYVDTPLEICEQRDPKGLYAKARAGQITNFTGIDSPFEPPERADITLNGATKTPEQMTDEIYEMIGA